Proteins from one Ipomoea triloba cultivar NCNSP0323 chromosome 1, ASM357664v1 genomic window:
- the LOC116015606 gene encoding probable BOI-related E3 ubiquitin-protein ligase 3 gives MAIQAQIYSQNLGFPLAIPPDFMDDGDAPASAAVNGVVGFDHFCFNPPPPPLPPQQHLIMPQFHQIPPPQQQKNPQPSMGFSQNLAAELEKQILEIDRFICLQNERLRLGLQEQRKQQLTLMLRKYESKKQFLLKQKEEEMCKALNKTMELEEMLRRIEMEKQAWQSMAKEKEAMAMSLNNTIEQLKECAWLHPWTGAEDAESCCDNGDRVVAVEEGDRRRDDNAPAAAAPAILFRETNKRGDMDMVCKSCNSGVSCVVFLPCRHLSSCEACEPFLDSCPLCRMLKKASIQALL, from the exons ATGGCCATTCAAGCGCAGATTTACTCGCAAAATCTTGGGTTTCCTCTCGCCATTCCGCCGGATTTTATGGACGACGGTGACGCCCCTGCTTCCGCCGCCGTCAACGGGGTTGTTGGTTTTGATCACTTTTGCTTCAACCCACCGCCGCCTCCTCTCCCGCCGCAGCAACACCTCATCATGCCGCAGTTTCATCAGATTCCTCCTCCGCAGCAGCAGAAGAATCCTCAGCCGTCGATGGGTTTCTCTCAGAATCTCGCGGCTGAGCTCGAGAAACAAATTCTTGAAATTGACCGCTTTATCTGTTTACAG AATGAGAGATTGAGATTGGGTTTACAAGAGCAGAGAAAACAGCAACTGACATTGATGCTGAGGAAATACGAATCAAAGAAGCAATTTTTACTGAAACAAAAGGAGGAAGAAATGTGCAAGGCGCTGAACAAGACGATGGAGTTAGAGGAGATGTTGAGAAGGATAGAAATGGAGAAGCAGGCGTGGCAGAGCATGGCGAAGGAGAAAGAAGCCATGGCTATGTCTCTCAACAATACAATTGAACAACTCAAAGAGTGCGCGTGGCTGCACCCGTGGACCGGCGCCGAGGACGCCGAGTCGTGCTGCGACAACGGGGACAGAGTGGTGGCGGTGGAAGAAGGTGATCGCCGCCGTGATGACAATGCGCCGGCTGCGGCGGCGCCGGCGATACTTTTCCGGGAGACTAATAAAAGGGGGGATATGGATATGGTGTGCAAAAGTTGCAATTCTGGGGTGTCGTGCGTTGTCTTCTTGCCATGCAGGCATCTTTCTTCATGCGAAGCTTGTGAGCCTTTCCTGGATTCATGCCCTCTCTGTAGGATGCTTAAGAAAGCAAGCATTCAAGCTTTGCTATGA
- the LOC116030625 gene encoding CDP-diacylglycerol--inositol 3-phosphatidyltransferase 1 isoform X1 produces the protein MADQLRSRPLNVYLYIPNIIGYIRILLNCIAFAVCFVDKKLFSFLYFISFVCNALDGWFARKFNQVSTFGAVLDMVTDRISTACLLVILSQVYRPGLLFLSLLALDIASHWLQMYSTFLVGKTSHKDVKDSSNWLFKAYYGNRIFMGYCCVSCEVLYITLFLLPQNQTENLFDVLISTATKSWLYLALIALLILGWSIKQFVNVIQMKSAADICVLYDINKKQ, from the exons ATGGCCGATCAGTTAAGGAGCAGGCCCTTGAATGTGTACCTCTACATTCCGAACATTATTG GCTACATAAGAATTCTGCTAAATTGTATTGCATTCGCGGTGTGTTTTGTCGATAAAaagttattttcttttctctacTTCATCAG CTTTGTCTGTAATGCTTTGGATGGTTGGTTTGCCCGCAAATTCAATCAAG TGTCAACATTTGGAGCAGTTCTGGACATGGTAACTGACAG GATCAGCACTGCTTGTCTGCTGGTGATTCTCTCCCAAGTATATAG GCCTGGTTTGCTTTTCTTGTCTTTGCTTGCGTTGGATATTGCAAGCCATTGGTTGCAAATGTATAG TACCTTCTTAGTAGGCAAAACTAGTCATAAAGACGTAAAAGACAGCAGTAACTGGCTGTTTAAGGCTTACTATGGAAACCGAATATTTATGGGCTATTGTTGTGTGTCCTGTGAG GTTCTTTACATCACTTTGTTCCTTCTTCCACAGAACCAGACTGAAAACCTCTTTGAT GTTCTTATAAGCACTGCAACCAAGAGTTGGCTTTATCTTGCTCTAATTGCCCTTCTCATACTTGGATGGTCAATTAAGCAGTTTGTTAATGTCATACAG aTGAAATCCGCTGCTGATATTTGTGTGCTCTATGACATCAACAAAAAACAATAG
- the LOC116030625 gene encoding CDP-diacylglycerol--inositol 3-phosphatidyltransferase 1 isoform X2, with the protein MADQLRSRPLNVYLYIPNIIGYIRILLNCIAFAVCFVDKKLFSFLYFISFVCNALDGWFARKFNQVSTFGAVLDMVTDRISTACLLVILSQVYRPGLLFLSLLALDIASHWLQMYSTFLVGKTSHKDVKDSSNWLFKAYYGNRIFMGYCCVSCENQTENLFDVLISTATKSWLYLALIALLILGWSIKQFVNVIQMKSAADICVLYDINKKQ; encoded by the exons ATGGCCGATCAGTTAAGGAGCAGGCCCTTGAATGTGTACCTCTACATTCCGAACATTATTG GCTACATAAGAATTCTGCTAAATTGTATTGCATTCGCGGTGTGTTTTGTCGATAAAaagttattttcttttctctacTTCATCAG CTTTGTCTGTAATGCTTTGGATGGTTGGTTTGCCCGCAAATTCAATCAAG TGTCAACATTTGGAGCAGTTCTGGACATGGTAACTGACAG GATCAGCACTGCTTGTCTGCTGGTGATTCTCTCCCAAGTATATAG GCCTGGTTTGCTTTTCTTGTCTTTGCTTGCGTTGGATATTGCAAGCCATTGGTTGCAAATGTATAG TACCTTCTTAGTAGGCAAAACTAGTCATAAAGACGTAAAAGACAGCAGTAACTGGCTGTTTAAGGCTTACTATGGAAACCGAATATTTATGGGCTATTGTTGTGTGTCCTGTGAG AACCAGACTGAAAACCTCTTTGAT GTTCTTATAAGCACTGCAACCAAGAGTTGGCTTTATCTTGCTCTAATTGCCCTTCTCATACTTGGATGGTCAATTAAGCAGTTTGTTAATGTCATACAG aTGAAATCCGCTGCTGATATTTGTGTGCTCTATGACATCAACAAAAAACAATAG
- the LOC116030616 gene encoding uncharacterized protein LOC116030616: MERLISFNNPISSKPSLPRLSPLGFATAARLKPAFSPPLTCADSRRFHSIRCRYLDSSSSSVSAVVSEFRDAVSDKVSGPADLPDGSAPQPHFFQQIVGRVFNRQKAVGGIMLLSAICVLLIHPVVVSPAFASFQNAAKAGGPAASAAGVSSELLNSAWTGFFAGCLHTLSGPDHLAALAPLSIGRTRMESAAVGALWGCGHDAGQVIFGLLFLLLKDRLHIEVIRTWGTRVVGFTLLVIGAMGIKEASEVHAPCVALENGECDVSLYEGLEAPPAIGKKKKVGLATFATGIVHGLQPDALLIILPALALPSRLAGAAFLCMFLVGTVIAMGSYTAFIGSFSQALKDRVPRITEKLTWAASLLAIGLGFALLVSQFFGFSLY, encoded by the exons ATGGAGAGGCTTATCTCTTTCAACAACCCTATCTCATCTAAGCCCTCTCTCCCTCGCCTCTCTCCGCTCGGTTTCGCCACCGCCGCCCGCCTTAAACCCGCCTTTTCTCCGCCCTTGACTTGTGCTGACTCGCGTCGCTTCCACTCGATCCGCTGCCGCTACCTCGACTCCTCCTCGTCCTCCGTTTCCGCCGTAGTTTCGGAATTTCGCGATGCTGTCTCCGATAAGGTTTCTGGGCCGGCCGATTTGCCCGATGGGTCTGCGCCCCAGCCCCATTTCTTCCAACAGATTGTTGGGCGTGTATTCAACCGACAAAAG GCAGTGGGTGGGATAATGCTTCTTTCAGCTATCTGTGTATTGTTAATTCATCCCGTCGTTGTATCGCCAGCTTTTGCTAGCTTTCAAAATGCTGCAAAGGCTGGAGGTCCTGCTGCATCTGCAGCTGGTGTTAGTAGTGAATTACTAAACAGTGCATGGACTGGCTTCTTTGCTGGCTGCTTACACACACTATCTGGCCCCGATCACCTTGCTGCGTTGGCTCCACTATCAATAGGTCGGACTAGGATGGAGAGTGCTGCTGTGGGAGCTCTCTGGGGTTGTGGCCATGATGCTGGGCAGGTGATATTCGGGCTGTTGTTTCTACTCTTAAAGGATCGACTCCACATTGAAGTCATCCGAACCTGGGGTACGAGAGTGGTTGGCTTTACCCTTCTTGTAATTGGAGCAATGGGAATTAAGGAAGCGTCTGAAGTGCATGCGCCATGTGTTGCCCTAGAAAACGGCGAGTGTGATGTTAGTTTATATGAAGGGCTCGAGGCTCCTCCGGCCATTGGGAAAAAGAAGAAGGTTGGGTTAGCTACATTTGCCACCGGGATTGTTCACGGTCTTCAACCCGATGCTCTCTTGATCATCTTGCCCGCTCTTGCTTTGCCCTCTCGCCTGGCCGGTGCTGCATTCCTGTGTATGTTCTTGGTTGGTACTGTAATTGCAATGGGAAGCTATACTGCCTTCATTGGTTCATTTAGTCAGGCACTGAAGGACAGGGTCCCTCGAATAACCGAGAAGCTTACTTGGGCTGCTTCCCTTCTAGCTATTGGTCTAGGTTTTGCTCTTCTAGTCAGCCAATTTTTTGGTTTTAGCCTGTATTGA